A stretch of Aerococcus christensenii DNA encodes these proteins:
- the rseP gene encoding RIP metalloprotease RseP, with the protein MKAIIVFLLIFSVIVIFHECGHFFMAKRAGIFVREFAIGMGPKIFQFKGKETVYTLRLLPVGGYVRMAGRDEFEDLIEKGMMVLVQLDEEDKVKAITLGEGESDFKGLPLEVMDFDLNKDLFLEGIPTGQTDPERYEVLPDALIEEVNGHSFHLAPQERQFQSASLFNRWITNIMGPVNNFILGILVFILLAFLNGGVYSNEARLGEALEDSPAASQGLKKGDKILAVNGQSVENFMEMQAIIAKHPEESLDFKVEREGQVAHYPVTTGTTETKDGQKVGKIGFMRYKEGGFFKKIAYGFTATGALIAGMLGAIWKMITQGFNLNNLGGPVYMYQATKTTVDVGFSAIITLLAYLTVNLGIVNLLPLPALDGGKAFLNILEALRGKPLSAKTEGMINLIGALFLMVLMLAVTWNDILRLF; encoded by the coding sequence CTGATTTTTAGTGTAATTGTTATTTTCCATGAGTGTGGACACTTTTTCATGGCCAAGCGCGCCGGTATTTTTGTGCGGGAATTTGCGATTGGGATGGGACCTAAGATCTTCCAATTCAAAGGCAAAGAAACAGTTTATACCTTACGTTTGCTTCCTGTTGGGGGTTACGTGCGGATGGCTGGTCGGGATGAATTTGAAGACCTCATTGAAAAAGGTATGATGGTCCTTGTTCAATTGGATGAAGAAGATAAGGTGAAGGCCATTACTTTAGGAGAAGGAGAAAGTGACTTTAAGGGGTTGCCGCTAGAGGTGATGGACTTTGATTTGAATAAGGATTTATTCCTTGAAGGGATTCCGACAGGGCAGACAGATCCGGAACGTTATGAAGTGCTCCCGGATGCCTTAATTGAAGAAGTGAATGGACACAGCTTCCATCTAGCGCCCCAAGAACGGCAATTCCAGTCGGCTTCTTTGTTCAATCGTTGGATTACCAATATTATGGGGCCGGTCAATAACTTTATCTTAGGGATTCTGGTGTTTATCTTGTTAGCTTTCTTAAATGGAGGCGTCTATTCCAATGAAGCCCGATTAGGTGAGGCCCTGGAAGATTCCCCAGCTGCTAGTCAAGGCTTGAAGAAGGGTGATAAGATATTGGCAGTTAACGGTCAATCGGTAGAGAACTTTATGGAGATGCAAGCCATCATTGCCAAACATCCCGAAGAATCCTTGGACTTTAAGGTGGAACGGGAAGGACAAGTTGCGCACTACCCAGTCACTACAGGAACGACCGAGACAAAAGACGGTCAAAAGGTCGGAAAAATCGGCTTTATGCGCTACAAAGAGGGCGGCTTCTTCAAGAAGATCGCCTATGGTTTTACAGCAACAGGAGCCTTGATTGCCGGTATGTTAGGCGCTATCTGGAAGATGATCACACAAGGTTTTAACTTGAATAATTTAGGGGGCCCTGTGTATATGTATCAAGCCACGAAGACAACTGTTGATGTGGGATTTTCTGCGATCATCACCCTGTTAGCTTATCTGACTGTGAACTTAGGCATTGTAAACTTGCTTCCTTTGCCAGCTTTGGACGGAGGAAAAGCTTTCTTGAATATTTTGGAAGCACTAAGAGGCAAACCGCTCAGTGCCAAAACAGAAGGCATGATTAACTTGATAGGGGCGCTCTTCTTGATGGTTTTGATGTTAGCAGTTACCTGGAATGATATTTTACGTTTATTTTAA